In the genome of Vibrio sp. NTOU-M3, one region contains:
- a CDS encoding 6-phospho-beta-glucosidase has product MTSKSLKLAVIGGGSSYTPELVEGVLKRLERLPVKEIHFVDIEAGAEKLAIIEALSKRMVEKVGADIIIKASFDRRKAIQGADFVMTQFRVGGLAARASDERIPLQYDVIGQETTGPGGFAKALRTIPVILEICRDIEELAPNAWMLNFTNPAGLVTEAVNKYTKVKSIGLCNVPVSMQMMIAEMMQCAPEEVQLEFAGLNHLVWVTKAWLGGENITAQVLEKVGDGANFSMKNIFEEPWDPDFLNALGAIPCPYHRYFYQTDAMLEEEKASALEQGTRAEQVMETEKALFELYKNVELDEKPQQLEERGGAYYSDASLNLVDAIYNNKNSIHVVNVPNNGAIKALPDDVVIECSAVVGIWGAKPLAVGTLSPQINGLLHQVKSYEQLAVEAAVHGDYDQALMALASNPLVPDIGRAKSILNDILRENADYLPQFDTRLLS; this is encoded by the coding sequence ATGACCAGTAAATCATTGAAATTAGCTGTTATTGGTGGTGGTAGCAGTTACACACCTGAGTTGGTTGAAGGTGTATTAAAACGACTTGAACGTTTACCAGTAAAAGAAATTCACTTTGTTGACATTGAAGCTGGTGCAGAGAAACTTGCGATCATCGAAGCATTGTCTAAGCGAATGGTCGAGAAAGTAGGTGCTGACATCATCATTAAAGCGTCTTTTGATCGCAGAAAGGCAATTCAAGGGGCTGACTTTGTCATGACTCAGTTTCGTGTTGGTGGGTTAGCTGCGCGAGCGAGTGATGAGCGTATACCGCTTCAATATGATGTGATTGGGCAGGAAACGACAGGCCCCGGAGGTTTTGCGAAGGCTTTGCGAACGATTCCGGTTATTCTCGAGATTTGTCGTGATATCGAAGAGCTTGCCCCCAATGCTTGGATGTTAAATTTTACTAACCCGGCAGGGCTGGTGACGGAAGCCGTGAATAAATACACCAAAGTGAAAAGTATCGGTTTGTGTAATGTGCCTGTCTCGATGCAAATGATGATAGCTGAAATGATGCAATGTGCTCCGGAGGAAGTGCAGTTAGAGTTTGCTGGACTAAACCATCTAGTATGGGTGACCAAGGCATGGTTGGGAGGGGAAAATATCACGGCACAAGTCTTGGAAAAGGTAGGGGATGGCGCCAATTTCAGCATGAAAAATATCTTTGAAGAACCATGGGATCCCGATTTTCTAAATGCATTGGGCGCAATTCCATGTCCTTATCATCGATACTTTTATCAAACCGATGCCATGTTAGAAGAAGAGAAAGCCTCAGCATTAGAACAAGGAACGCGTGCTGAGCAAGTCATGGAAACTGAAAAAGCATTGTTTGAACTCTATAAAAATGTGGAATTAGATGAGAAACCTCAGCAGTTAGAAGAGCGCGGAGGGGCTTATTATTCTGATGCCTCTTTAAATCTTGTTGATGCTATTTACAACAACAAAAACTCAATTCATGTGGTTAATGTACCAAACAATGGTGCAATTAAAGCGTTGCCAGATGATGTGGTGATTGAGTGCAGTGCTGTTGTGGGGATTTGGGGAGCAAAACCATTAGCCGTGGGCACGTTATCCCCTCAGATCAATGGGTTGCTTCACCAAGTGAAGTCTTATGAACAATTAGCCGTTGAGGCGGCAGTTCATGGTGATTATGATCAAGCACTTATGGCTCTGGCAAGTAATCCATTAGTACCAGATATTGGCCGGGCAAAGTCTATTTTGAACGATATTCTTCGCGAAAACGCAGATTACCTTCCCCAGTTTGACACGCGGTTGTTATCGTAA
- the chbG gene encoding chitin disaccharide deacetylase, translated as MKVIFNADDFGLTTGVNEGIAQAHLHGVVNSTTMMVGMGAEQDAVKIATQLPELKVGIHLRFTSGSPLTNGSSLIGKEGFFPRQAEFWQKQDFDLEEVYQEVSSQIAQFKKLGFQLSHIDSHHHAHTHPKLLPVIREIAHQLQVPLRGIGLDSSVWRYHFSDWFYDSNLSMAGLLSHLSQFKSTYDVVEIMCHPSKVDEALSAQSSYTHQRALELDILTSDELKEGLIKNGITVTDYSCLTS; from the coding sequence ATGAAAGTGATATTTAACGCCGATGATTTTGGCCTGACAACTGGAGTCAATGAAGGCATTGCCCAAGCTCATCTTCATGGTGTGGTGAATTCCACCACCATGATGGTAGGAATGGGAGCAGAGCAAGACGCGGTTAAGATCGCAACACAGCTTCCTGAGTTAAAGGTTGGCATTCATTTAAGGTTTACATCTGGCTCTCCATTAACAAACGGATCAAGCCTTATTGGCAAAGAAGGTTTTTTTCCACGACAGGCAGAATTTTGGCAAAAACAAGACTTCGATTTAGAGGAAGTTTATCAGGAAGTATCGAGTCAAATTGCGCAATTCAAAAAACTGGGTTTTCAATTAAGCCATATTGATAGCCATCATCATGCGCATACACACCCTAAGTTGTTGCCCGTAATTCGCGAGATTGCCCACCAACTTCAAGTACCGTTGCGAGGTATTGGACTGGACAGTTCAGTATGGCGTTATCACTTTTCTGACTGGTTCTACGATAGCAACCTTTCTATGGCTGGGTTGCTTTCACACCTTAGCCAGTTTAAAAGCACATATGATGTTGTTGAAATCATGTGTCACCCATCAAAAGTGGATGAAGCATTATCTGCACAATCAAGTTATACCCATCAACGAGCGTTAGAGTTAGATATTCTTACTAGCGATGAGTTAAAAGAAGGATTAATTAAGAATGGTATCACGGTCACGGACTATTCCTGCCTAACTTCTTAA
- a CDS encoding LacI family DNA-binding transcriptional regulator encodes MARIKDVAALAGVNRSTVSRIINGEGKFREETKRKVEQAMAELNYRPSAIARSLATSSTNMVGLLVTYYTGGFFGEMMEQVQAELDLHKKFLITAQGHHSAEGEQAAIQRFHDLRCDGYVLHSRYLSDDDLRDLAKQSTPFVLLDRHIEGLEERCITFDHHQASQVAVQHLIDKQHKVIGCIHGPLERHNSFQRRLGYLDCMHANGLLFGKSLCETGNYGKQSGYEAMARLLERHPDITAVFSCSEEMTMGAMRYLHEQGIRVPEQISLVSFDSVDLCAGLYPSVTAVHFPISEMAKAAVQVLESLSKEQESLVSQQFSGVLIARNADRVLSS; translated from the coding sequence ATGGCAAGAATTAAAGATGTAGCGGCATTAGCGGGCGTGAACCGTTCTACGGTATCGCGGATCATTAATGGTGAAGGAAAATTTCGAGAAGAAACCAAGCGCAAAGTTGAACAAGCGATGGCAGAGCTCAATTATCGCCCAAGCGCTATTGCCCGCTCTCTCGCGACCTCCTCGACAAACATGGTAGGCCTGCTAGTCACGTATTATACGGGGGGGTTCTTTGGGGAGATGATGGAGCAAGTTCAGGCAGAGTTAGATCTTCATAAAAAGTTTTTAATTACCGCACAAGGCCACCATTCTGCAGAAGGAGAGCAAGCGGCCATTCAGCGTTTCCATGATCTTCGTTGTGATGGTTATGTGTTGCACAGCCGGTATTTAAGTGATGACGATTTACGTGACTTGGCTAAGCAATCCACTCCTTTTGTTCTGTTAGACAGACATATTGAGGGGCTTGAAGAGCGCTGCATCACGTTTGACCATCATCAAGCGAGTCAGGTTGCTGTACAGCACCTAATCGATAAACAACACAAAGTGATTGGTTGTATTCATGGCCCACTTGAACGGCACAACAGTTTTCAGCGTCGACTAGGTTACTTAGATTGCATGCATGCTAACGGCTTGTTGTTTGGGAAATCTTTGTGTGAAACCGGAAACTACGGCAAGCAAAGTGGTTATGAAGCAATGGCCAGATTGTTAGAGCGCCATCCAGACATAACCGCCGTTTTTTCTTGCAGTGAAGAAATGACGATGGGAGCGATGCGATACTTGCATGAACAAGGTATCCGCGTACCAGAGCAGATATCCTTGGTGAGCTTTGATAGTGTGGACCTATGTGCGGGGTTATATCCTTCAGTAACCGCTGTTCATTTCCCCATCAGTGAAATGGCTAAGGCGGCAGTTCAAGTATTGGAATCACTATCTAAAGAGCAAGAATCATTGGTTTCCCAGCAGTTTTCAGGTGTATTGATTGCTCGTAATGCAGATAGAGTACTTTCTTCTTAA
- a CDS encoding VOC family protein: MYQVTPYLFFAGRCEEALDFYQSCFGGCVLSKQYFKDAPQEIEGASPDWIMHSEFEAFGLKLMLSDGMVAKELTGNNIALSIVMNNVDEQARLFDRLATEGHIMMPLADTFWGARFGKVEDKFGIRWMLHCEL, encoded by the coding sequence ATGTATCAAGTCACCCCTTATCTGTTCTTTGCAGGTCGCTGTGAAGAAGCGTTAGATTTCTACCAAAGTTGTTTTGGAGGATGTGTCCTTTCCAAGCAATACTTCAAAGATGCACCGCAAGAAATAGAAGGTGCCTCTCCGGATTGGATCATGCATTCTGAGTTCGAAGCATTTGGCTTAAAGCTGATGTTGTCAGATGGCATGGTCGCAAAAGAATTAACGGGGAATAACATCGCGCTGTCCATCGTCATGAATAACGTCGATGAGCAGGCTCGCCTATTTGACCGCCTTGCGACAGAAGGGCATATCATGATGCCTCTAGCGGATACATTTTGGGGGGCTCGTTTTGGCAAGGTAGAAGATAAGTTTGGAATTCGTTGGATGCTTCATTGTGAGTTGTAA
- a CDS encoding HD-GYP domain-containing protein: MASIKITVDRIQPGLHIRLPVKWNEHPFLLNSFKIKNEEQIQMIRHLGIKHVYMNPAQSDTQPLPPSEVKDSPENETQNTTAIDAEAQKLWKEKQQRIEKLSAYRRRVLNCEKEFERSLAQMRAVMNKIRNRPEQAVGEAQQLVNSIVDKLLSDDNVTLHLMNGKSEFEDIYFHSLNVAVIAMMIAQAKKLPADEIKSVAFASLFHDIGKIKVPTAIVRKQTPLTEPEKNYLKLHTKYGLDIANNIESFPKIAKTVISQHHELNDGSGYPEGLKEEQIDPLTQIVSVANAYDNLCHPSNPTDAKIPYVALSYLYKNCKHLYSNENLNILIKFMGVYPPGTVVQLSNDMVGLVISVNSKSILYPNVLIYDPSVPRTQAPIIDLAEKEIKIVNAILPHKLPDKVREYLNPRSRISYFFDNDE, encoded by the coding sequence GTGGCGAGCATTAAGATCACAGTAGACCGAATCCAGCCAGGGTTGCATATTCGACTGCCAGTAAAATGGAATGAGCACCCCTTTCTATTAAATAGCTTCAAGATAAAAAACGAAGAGCAGATCCAAATGATCCGTCATTTGGGGATTAAGCACGTCTACATGAACCCAGCTCAAAGTGATACTCAACCTTTGCCACCTTCTGAAGTAAAAGACTCTCCAGAAAATGAAACTCAAAATACTACTGCGATTGATGCTGAGGCACAAAAACTCTGGAAAGAAAAACAACAACGAATTGAAAAGTTAAGTGCTTACCGTCGTAGAGTCCTTAACTGTGAAAAAGAGTTTGAACGCTCGCTAGCACAAATGCGCGCAGTGATGAATAAAATTAGAAACCGTCCAGAGCAAGCTGTTGGAGAAGCGCAGCAACTGGTTAATAGTATCGTCGACAAGTTACTTAGTGATGATAATGTGACATTACACTTAATGAATGGCAAAAGTGAATTCGAAGATATCTATTTTCATTCATTAAATGTCGCTGTGATTGCAATGATGATTGCACAAGCGAAGAAATTGCCTGCTGATGAGATCAAATCTGTAGCGTTTGCTTCTTTATTTCATGATATCGGTAAAATAAAAGTTCCTACTGCGATAGTAAGGAAGCAAACCCCACTGACTGAACCTGAAAAGAACTATCTTAAGCTACATACCAAATATGGGTTGGATATTGCTAATAATATCGAGAGCTTCCCAAAGATAGCAAAAACAGTGATCTCACAACATCATGAGCTAAATGATGGCTCTGGGTATCCAGAAGGGCTTAAAGAAGAGCAAATTGATCCATTGACTCAAATTGTTTCTGTTGCGAATGCTTACGACAATCTTTGCCACCCCTCTAATCCGACTGATGCAAAAATTCCGTATGTAGCGCTGTCTTATCTATATAAGAACTGCAAACACCTTTATAGCAATGAAAACCTAAATATCCTGATCAAATTTATGGGGGTATACCCTCCGGGAACCGTTGTTCAGCTTTCCAATGATATGGTTGGTTTAGTTATCTCGGTAAATTCTAAATCGATTCTCTACCCTAATGTATTGATTTATGACCCATCGGTGCCTCGAACTCAGGCTCCGATCATCGACTTAGCCGAAAAAGAAATAAAGATAGTTAATGCTATATTACCGCATAAACTCCCGGACAAAGTTCGTGAGTATTTAAACCCTCGTTCTCGTATTTCCTATTTCTTTGATAATGATGAGTAG
- a CDS encoding DUF547 domain-containing protein, translating into MKRLLLLLCALVSFSAFSAPKSDLWPYWKQSNQANQAQISHQVWQQLLDNYLVVQGENTLFRYSKVTTSDKAKLKQYIQRLAKLDPRQYSQAEQYAYWVNLYNAITVDLILDNYPVKSITKLGGLFSFGPWGDDVVVINGKDLTLNDIEHRILRPIWNDPRTHYAVNCASLGCPNLQTQAFTADNTQALLESAAKTFINSSKGVSIQGNTAQLSSIYDWFAEDFGSKQKLIEHLSQYRPELNKLTGNFNYEYDWSLNEVK; encoded by the coding sequence ATGAAGCGTCTGCTATTGCTATTGTGTGCCCTCGTTTCTTTCTCTGCTTTTTCCGCACCAAAATCGGATTTGTGGCCGTATTGGAAGCAGTCCAATCAAGCTAACCAAGCCCAGATTTCTCATCAAGTATGGCAACAACTGCTAGACAATTACTTGGTTGTACAAGGTGAAAATACTTTGTTTCGCTACAGCAAAGTCACAACTTCCGACAAGGCGAAGCTAAAGCAGTACATCCAAAGATTGGCGAAACTTGACCCTCGACAATACAGCCAAGCAGAACAATACGCCTATTGGGTGAACCTTTACAACGCCATCACGGTGGATCTGATTTTGGATAACTATCCCGTCAAATCGATAACCAAACTGGGCGGCTTATTTAGCTTTGGACCTTGGGGAGATGATGTGGTCGTGATCAACGGCAAGGACCTGACTTTAAACGATATTGAGCATCGAATTTTGCGTCCAATCTGGAATGATCCAAGAACCCATTACGCGGTGAACTGTGCCAGTTTAGGTTGCCCAAACCTTCAAACTCAGGCGTTTACTGCCGACAACACTCAAGCCTTACTCGAAAGTGCTGCAAAAACATTTATCAACAGCAGTAAAGGCGTCTCCATCCAAGGTAATACGGCACAGCTGTCTTCTATTTATGATTGGTTTGCCGAAGATTTTGGTAGTAAACAGAAGCTAATCGAACACCTAAGCCAATATCGTCCAGAATTAAACAAGTTAACTGGTAATTTTAACTATGAATATGACTGGTCTCTTAATGAAGTAAAATAA
- the leuD gene encoding 3-isopropylmalate dehydratase small subunit, with protein MSGFKQHTGLVVPLDAANVDTDAIIPKQFLQKVSRLGFGKHLFHDWRFLDDAGEQPNPEFVMNAPRYQDASILLARENFGCGSSREHAPWALADYGIKAMIAPSFADIFYGNSINNQMVPVRLTEQEVDEIFQFVEANEGAEIEVDLEANVVRANGKEYSFEIDSFRRHCLLNGLDNIGLTLQHEDKIAEYEANIPSFLS; from the coding sequence ATGTCAGGCTTTAAACAACACACAGGCTTAGTTGTTCCTCTAGATGCAGCGAACGTAGATACTGATGCCATCATTCCAAAGCAGTTCCTACAAAAGGTCTCCCGCCTAGGGTTTGGTAAGCACCTATTCCATGACTGGCGCTTCCTAGACGATGCTGGCGAACAACCGAACCCAGAGTTCGTGATGAATGCTCCTCGCTACCAAGACGCTTCTATCTTGCTAGCGCGTGAAAACTTCGGTTGTGGTTCTTCTCGTGAGCACGCACCATGGGCACTAGCGGATTACGGCATCAAAGCGATGATCGCACCAAGCTTTGCCGATATTTTTTACGGTAACTCGATCAACAACCAAATGGTGCCAGTTCGTTTGACTGAGCAAGAAGTGGATGAAATCTTCCAGTTTGTTGAGGCGAATGAGGGCGCAGAAATCGAGGTCGACCTAGAAGCCAATGTGGTTCGTGCTAACGGCAAAGAGTACAGCTTTGAAATCGACTCATTCCGTCGTCACTGCTTACTAAACGGCTTAGATAATATCGGTCTGACTCTTCAACACGAAGATAAGATTGCCGAGTACGAGGCGAATATTCCAAGCTTCTTAAGCTAA
- the leuC gene encoding 3-isopropylmalate dehydratase large subunit, whose amino-acid sequence MGKTLYEKVYDAHVAVAAEGENPILYIDRHLVHEVTSPQAFDGLREKGRKVRQVSKTFATMDHNVSTTTKDINASGEMARIQMETLSKNCEEFGVTLYDINHKYQGIVHVMGPELGITLPGMTIVCGDSHTATHGAFGSLAFGIGTSEVEHVLATQTLKQARAKTMKIEVKGKVAPGITAKDIVLAIIGETTAAGGTGYVVEFCGEAITDLSMEGRMTVCNMAIELGAKAGLIAPDETTFEYIKGRKFSPQGADFDAAVEYWKTLKTDDDAQFDAVVTLNAADIKPQVTWGTNPGQVIAVDQPIPAPESFADPVEKASAEKALAYMGLEAGKALSDYNVDKVFVGSCTNSRIEDMRAAAEIAKGRKVAPHVQALIVPGSEQVKAQAEAEGLDVIFKEAGFEWRLPGCSMCLAMNNDRLGPHERCASTSNRNFEGRQGRDGRTHLVSPAMAAAAAIAGHFVDIRELD is encoded by the coding sequence ATGGGCAAAACATTATACGAAAAAGTCTACGACGCACACGTTGCCGTCGCAGCAGAAGGGGAAAACCCAATCTTGTACATCGACCGTCACTTGGTACATGAGGTGACGTCTCCGCAGGCTTTCGACGGCTTGCGTGAAAAAGGTCGTAAAGTGCGTCAGGTCAGCAAAACTTTTGCCACTATGGACCACAACGTTTCTACGACAACCAAAGACATCAATGCATCCGGCGAGATGGCGCGTATCCAGATGGAAACGCTATCGAAAAACTGCGAAGAGTTTGGTGTTACGCTTTACGACATCAACCACAAATACCAAGGTATTGTCCACGTCATGGGCCCTGAGCTTGGTATTACCCTACCGGGCATGACGATTGTCTGTGGTGACTCACACACGGCTACACACGGTGCATTCGGCTCTCTCGCTTTTGGTATTGGTACTTCTGAAGTTGAGCACGTATTGGCAACTCAAACGCTAAAACAAGCACGTGCTAAAACGATGAAGATCGAAGTGAAAGGCAAAGTAGCGCCGGGCATCACCGCTAAAGACATCGTGCTAGCGATCATCGGTGAAACCACAGCTGCTGGCGGTACAGGCTACGTGGTTGAGTTCTGTGGTGAAGCGATCACCGACCTCTCAATGGAAGGCCGCATGACCGTATGTAACATGGCGATTGAGCTAGGTGCTAAAGCCGGTTTGATTGCACCAGATGAAACCACATTCGAATACATTAAAGGCCGTAAATTCTCACCTCAAGGTGCCGACTTTGATGCAGCAGTAGAATACTGGAAGACATTAAAAACTGACGATGATGCTCAGTTTGATGCCGTAGTAACACTGAACGCAGCAGACATTAAACCACAAGTCACTTGGGGTACTAACCCAGGCCAAGTTATCGCAGTAGATCAACCGATCCCAGCACCAGAAAGTTTTGCCGACCCAGTAGAAAAAGCATCGGCAGAAAAAGCATTGGCTTACATGGGCCTAGAAGCAGGCAAAGCACTTTCAGATTACAACGTCGATAAAGTCTTCGTTGGTTCTTGTACTAACTCACGTATCGAAGACATGCGCGCAGCCGCTGAAATAGCGAAAGGTCGCAAAGTCGCGCCTCACGTTCAAGCGCTCATCGTTCCTGGCTCAGAGCAAGTAAAAGCGCAAGCGGAAGCGGAAGGCTTGGACGTTATCTTTAAAGAAGCGGGCTTTGAGTGGCGACTACCAGGTTGTTCAATGTGTCTAGCAATGAACAACGACCGTTTGGGTCCACATGAACGTTGTGCGTCTACTTCAAACCGTAACTTTGAAGGCCGCCAAGGTCGTGATGGCCGTACCCACCTAGTGAGCCCTGCGATGGCAGCGGCAGCAGCAATTGCTGGTCACTTTGTAGATATTCGTGAACTAGACTAA
- the leuB gene encoding 3-isopropylmalate dehydrogenase, translating to MTDKSYKIAVLPGDGIGPEVMAQAHKVLDAIEKKHGIAFEREEHDVGGIAIDNHGCPLPESTVKACEESDAVLFGSVGGPKWEHLPPNDQPERGALLPLRKHFQLFCNLRPAQIHQGLEAFSPLRADISGNGFDIVVVRELTGGIYFGQPKGREGEGPTEKAFDTEVYHRYEIERIAKIAFESARLRRKKVCSIDKANVLQSSILWREVVEEIAKDYPDVELSHMYIDNATMQLIKDPAQFDVMLCSNIFGDIISDECAMITGSMGMLPSASLNESKFGLYEPAGGSAPDIAGKNIANPVAQILSAALMLRYSLGEETAAQDIEAAVSKALSAGELTGDLAGDNPALSTSEMGDKIAEYILNS from the coding sequence ATGACAGATAAATCATACAAGATTGCCGTTCTACCAGGTGACGGCATTGGCCCAGAAGTGATGGCTCAAGCTCATAAGGTACTGGATGCCATAGAAAAAAAACACGGTATTGCATTTGAACGAGAAGAGCATGATGTTGGTGGTATCGCAATTGATAACCATGGTTGTCCACTTCCAGAAAGTACGGTGAAAGCTTGTGAAGAATCTGATGCTGTCCTATTCGGCTCGGTTGGTGGTCCTAAATGGGAACATTTGCCACCAAACGATCAACCAGAACGCGGCGCGCTACTTCCACTACGTAAACACTTCCAACTGTTCTGTAATCTACGTCCTGCACAAATCCATCAAGGTTTAGAAGCCTTCTCACCACTACGCGCAGATATCTCAGGCAATGGCTTTGATATCGTGGTAGTACGTGAACTCACTGGCGGTATCTACTTCGGCCAACCAAAAGGTCGTGAAGGCGAAGGTCCGACAGAGAAAGCCTTCGATACCGAGGTTTACCACCGCTATGAAATCGAACGTATCGCAAAAATCGCCTTTGAATCTGCGCGTCTACGTCGCAAGAAAGTCTGCTCAATCGACAAAGCGAATGTTCTACAAAGCTCTATCCTATGGCGAGAAGTAGTAGAAGAAATCGCAAAAGACTATCCAGATGTTGAGTTGTCACACATGTACATTGATAACGCGACGATGCAATTAATCAAAGACCCTGCACAGTTTGATGTCATGCTATGTTCAAACATCTTCGGCGACATCATTTCCGATGAATGCGCGATGATCACTGGCTCTATGGGTATGCTCCCTTCCGCAAGCCTAAACGAAAGCAAATTCGGTCTGTACGAACCAGCAGGCGGCAGTGCTCCTGATATCGCAGGTAAGAACATTGCGAACCCTGTTGCTCAAATCCTATCCGCGGCACTGATGCTGCGCTACAGCCTAGGAGAAGAAACCGCGGCACAAGACATTGAAGCGGCAGTTTCAAAAGCACTGTCCGCAGGTGAGCTAACGGGCGATCTTGCCGGCGACAACCCAGCACTTTCGACGTCTGAGATGGGCGATAAGATCGCTGAGTACATCTTAAACTCTTAA
- the leuA gene encoding 2-isopropylmalate synthase, whose amino-acid sequence MNDQVIIFDTTLRDGEQALSASLTVKEKLQIAYALERLGVDVIEAGFPVSSPGDFESVQTIAKYIKNSRVCALSRAVAKDIDAAAEALKVADAFRIHTFISTSTVHVQDKLRRSYDDVVEMGVKAVKHARNYTDDVEFSCEDAGRTPIDNLCRMVESAINAGASTINIPDTVGYTVPSEFGGIIETLFNRVPNIDKAIISVHCHDDLGMSVANSIAAVQAGARQVEGTINGIGERAGNCSLEEIAMILKTRQEFMGVHTGLKHDEIHRTSKLVSQLCNMPIQSNKAIVGANAFSHSSGIHQDGMLKNKNTYEIMTPESIGLKNQALNLTSRSGRAAVKSHMDSMGYKEEEYNLDALYEDFLKLADRKGQVFDYDLEALMHFSNLREEDDFYKLNYLSVQSGSVMATTSIKLQCGDEEKCEAAVGNGPVDALYQCIYRVTGYDIVLDKFDLTAKGEGEDGLGQADIIANYKGRKYHGTGVSTDIVEASGQALLHVINSIHRADKIAEIKQKQIATV is encoded by the coding sequence ATGAACGATCAAGTCATTATATTCGACACCACATTGCGTGATGGCGAACAGGCGTTGTCAGCAAGCTTGACGGTTAAGGAAAAACTGCAAATTGCCTATGCGCTTGAAAGGCTGGGCGTTGATGTTATCGAGGCGGGTTTTCCAGTCTCTTCTCCGGGTGATTTCGAATCCGTACAAACCATCGCTAAATACATCAAAAATAGCCGCGTTTGTGCCCTTTCTCGTGCTGTGGCAAAAGACATTGATGCTGCAGCAGAAGCATTAAAAGTAGCCGATGCCTTCCGAATCCATACCTTCATTTCTACTTCTACCGTTCATGTGCAAGACAAGCTGCGTCGTAGCTATGATGATGTCGTTGAAATGGGCGTAAAAGCTGTTAAACACGCACGTAACTACACTGACGATGTTGAGTTTTCTTGTGAAGATGCTGGTCGCACACCAATTGATAATCTATGTCGTATGGTTGAATCAGCAATCAATGCTGGCGCAAGTACCATCAACATTCCAGATACGGTTGGCTATACCGTACCAAGCGAATTCGGCGGCATTATTGAGACCCTATTTAACCGTGTACCAAATATCGACAAAGCGATCATCTCGGTTCACTGTCACGATGATTTAGGTATGTCTGTAGCCAACTCTATCGCTGCAGTTCAAGCCGGTGCGCGACAAGTCGAAGGGACCATCAACGGTATCGGTGAGCGTGCGGGTAACTGTTCTTTAGAAGAGATCGCAATGATCTTGAAAACACGCCAAGAATTCATGGGTGTTCATACGGGCCTAAAACACGATGAAATCCATCGCACTAGTAAGTTGGTCAGCCAACTGTGTAACATGCCGATCCAGAGCAACAAGGCGATCGTTGGTGCAAACGCATTCAGCCATTCTTCAGGCATCCACCAAGATGGCATGCTAAAGAATAAAAACACTTACGAGATCATGACGCCAGAGTCGATTGGTCTTAAGAACCAAGCGCTAAACCTAACCAGCCGCAGTGGCCGCGCAGCAGTGAAGAGCCACATGGATTCTATGGGCTATAAAGAAGAAGAGTACAACTTAGATGCATTGTACGAGGATTTCTTGAAACTGGCGGATCGAAAAGGCCAAGTATTTGATTACGATCTAGAAGCATTGATGCACTTTTCTAACTTGCGCGAAGAAGATGATTTCTACAAGTTGAACTACTTAAGTGTGCAATCTGGTAGTGTCATGGCAACAACCAGCATTAAGCTACAGTGTGGCGATGAAGAAAAATGCGAAGCGGCCGTCGGTAACGGTCCTGTCGATGCACTTTACCAATGTATCTACCGCGTAACAGGTTATGATATTGTGCTAGATAAATTCGATCTCACCGCTAAAGGTGAAGGTGAGGATGGATTAGGGCAAGCTGATATCATTGCCAATTACAAAGGGCGCAAATATCATGGTACAGGCGTTTCTACTGACATCGTTGAAGCATCGGGCCAAGCTCTATTGCACGTTATCAATAGCATTCATCGTGCCGATAAAATTGCAGAAATAAAGCAGAAGCAAATCGCAACCGTATAA